In Sphaeramia orbicularis chromosome 1, fSphaOr1.1, whole genome shotgun sequence, a genomic segment contains:
- the timm10 gene encoding mitochondrial import inner membrane translocase subunit Tim10: protein MDPMKAQQLAAELEVEMMADMYNRMTNACHRKCVPPHYKEAELTKGESVCLDRCVAKYLDLHERLGRKLTELSVQDEEVMRKAAVGSG from the exons ATGGACCCCATGAAGGCGCAGCAGCTGGCGGCGGAGCTGGAGGTGGAGATGATGGCGGACATGTACAACCG GATGACCAACGCCTGCCACAGGAAGTGCGTACCGCCGCATTACAAGGAGGCGGAGCTTACGAAGGGCGAGTCGGTGTGTCTGGACCGCTGCGTGGCCAAATACCTGGACCTGCACGAGAGACTGGGACGCAAGCTGACCGAGCTGTCGGTCCAGGACGAGGAAGTGATGAGGAAGGCGGCCGTCGGGAGCGGATAG